The DNA window AGGCCAAAGCGGTCGGCATTCCGATCATCAATTATTGCACCGGCGCGGACTTTTTAAAGGCCGACAGTATCGACAAAGAGGCCGAACGGCTGTTTGAGCAGGTTGATCTTGCGGCGATTCTGGGCGTCAAAACCATGCGCCACGATGCGACTTTCGGATTTAAAGACGGCACACGCGGCTACCGCGGTTTCGAGACCGAGGTTGCTAAAATCGCCGACGGCTGCCGCAAAGTCACCCGTTATGCCGCTTCCAAGGGCATCAAGACCATGATCGAAAACCACGGACAGCTGGTGCAGGAGAGTTCTCGGGTCGAAAAGCTGATCCATACGGTCGCCGACGACAATTTCGGCCAACTCATCGACATCGGCAATTTTATGTGTGTCGATGAGGCCCCGGAACTTGCGGTCGGCCGCAACGCACCTTACGCATTCCACGCGCATGTCAAGGATTTTCATTTTAAGAACAGCAATGAACCTGATCCCGGTGAAGGGTGGTTTAAGACCCGCGCTCAGAATTATATACGCGG is part of the Oscillospiraceae bacterium genome and encodes:
- a CDS encoding sugar phosphate isomerase/epimerase family protein, whose protein sequence is MKTAVSSYSFSKVIGMHQFECIKKAKEMGFEGIEFSGLSPREGESAADYAKALAAEAKAVGIPIINYCTGADFLKADSIDKEAERLFEQVDLAAILGVKTMRHDATFGFKDGTRGYRGFETEVAKIADGCRKVTRYAASKGIKTMIENHGQLVQESSRVEKLIHTVADDNFGQLIDIGNFMCVDEAPELAVGRNAPYAFHAHVKDFHFKNSNEPDPGEGWFKTRAQNYIRGAILGHGVVPVVQCLKILKANGYDGYVSIEFEGMEEPVNALRIGLDNLKKYIQML